The region AATTAGGCCTCCTTTTCCATTGCTCACTTACTTAAAACCTTCATCTATGCAAACAAAAAGAACAGCCACTAATTGACTAACTCACAATTTTCATCAAAAGTATAACATACCATAATGTTTCAGGACATTTCTAGCAAGGCTGTCAAATGTCACATTTCTCTACTCCAAATAACTAGTGaggcaaaaaaattgtgaaCTATTGGATGTCCATTTGACAACATTAAACAAGACCATTAGTTAACATCTAGCGCTTCACATACAGTACGCAGATGTCAACTTATAAccagaaaaacaaaccaaaaaaaaaaatcctcattacATTTGACACGcatgataaacaaaaaaaaaaaacgactaagcAACATTGACAAATACTTAACAGCAATCCAGAATGTGAACACGCAATTCTACggttaaaaagttatttttctggTAGGTTGCCATTCTTGTGGACCCAATACAAGTGCAGTCCCAACactcagtcttttttttcaagtgtggAAAAGGAGTCCCATTGAGTGGCAGTGCGACAAAAAACGGTGTATTGCTTCGTTTGAGTTGCGTCAGCCGGAAAGCTTTAAGGTGCAGCGTGACCAGGTGAGGCGTGCAGAGGAATTGTTGACATCAGAAAGCATGATGTAACTCCTAACACTGGGAATTGACAATGGCTTGGCCGTTTTGGACGCCATTGTGGTTGGGCTCGTCGTCGTCATGGTCATCATTCCTCACCAGAAACTCCTCAGGTGGCCAGCGGAGCTCGCCGCTCTCCACCTCGCCGTCCGTGGGTTCGACTACGATGGAAGGCAGGCGGTCTTTGAGCTTGCAGCAGCGCTCAAAGTCGGACGGGTCGGGGAAGATCTGCCGAGGACAGAGGGCGACATTAAAACGGGTCATCCTCCTGAATTAATATTTGTACAAACACTTCATCGTAAATGTTAGCACTTTAACAGTCGAAAAGCGaattcacccccaaaaaatccaggtTACATCAGTAGCAAATTAAACATGTCCAAAGACTTGGAGCTAAAATGCTGCCATCGTGTCTAATCTAAAGTGCTTTGGAGGCAGGTTGCCAAGCTGCTCACAGCTCAATATGTACTCTGTTACAGCATGGAAGATTATCCAAGGGCATAATATAGTCAATGATTCAATTGGTACAagttaaaaaaacccaaaagactGAAACAACACTTGTTAATAGTCAAAACAAGTGTTGAATCTTATTTGAAGGTAGAGAAAGTGATCGAGAAACAATGTGAGATTTTACCAACTTCGACTTCAGTACATTCTCAGGAATCGGCATAAAAGCCCAAGGGATGcgtggaggacaaaaagaaaaagaaaacactagGTCCAAGAACAGCATTTTTGTTTGGACAAAGTAGAGGAATATTTTTAGCCCAACATATTTCACTCCGAGACGTTTGAGGGTGGTGGGTCAGCGTCTGGGCAAGATGCCGAGTGGAAAGTAAGCATTAGATGAGACGAGAGAGAGAAGGGATGCAGCTGTGTCCAAGCCTGCAGGAATTTCATCAAACGCATGAGAAGACGGCAAATATCTTCTGTGTGGACCTTGAGAATTTCTCAGGTTAGGAAAACAGAGCCTATCACCGGGAGTTTATTCCCACCAAAATGGGCGGCCGGGGGTCCTGGCGGTTAATGACTGTGCCATTGGACACACGTCACAACTCGTTTCTCTGACGGGGGTTGAAAGTGGCAATGGCTGCTATTTTGGGATTGTTGTGTATCCACGGGACAAAACCGTACTGATACggatattgaaaaaaactaTTGCAAATACTCAAACATTTACCCTGCTAACAATGTTGTAAACATCCTATCAATATATGTATACAGCCCATAGTATACTGTACTATTTTTACAGGGTGAAGGCCTGTAAAGCTGACTCATATTGTTAGGGTTGTGcacacttttgctttttttttggaatttaatCCTCTATTATTCATGACCAGATCAATTAATTTGTGGGTAATATATACATTCTAAAGATTTATCTGCATTAATGAGAAGGTCACAGTTAGGAAATATggcaatgctttgaatttggcagCCTAGGCACAATGTCTGCTCCTCTAATTGTAGTCTAGCAAGTATAAGAAGTTAAGCATAGACTGCTTCTTGATGCAATGTTTCCTACAAGGAAAGTCTGGAAGCTCGTGGCAGAAAACTATGACACAGTGCTCAATTCAGCTCTCACTTCGCACCTGTTTCCCTTGCATCCGTTCCAGCCTCTACTCAAACAGATGGTGTGTGAAAATGTGAAAGGAAGTCTGCTTCTTCCTCAGTGTCTTCACGAGACGGACATTTCATATGAGCAGCGGACGCAATGTTGTCGTTCCAGGTCATAAACGCGCGGTCAAAAGAATCCTTAGTGTCTACACTGTGTACAAAATGTGACAGCAGCTGCGCGTTGGGATGAACTTGTTGAGCTGACACTGAAACAAAGCTTGTGGAAGGCGCTTGTCAAGACCACCTGATGGCTGATTATGTCTGGCTTTGGCCGACCATCAGGCAGCTGCACTGAATAACTGTACAAATAACTGGCTAAACAAATGTACTGTAAAACCCTGTTCAAAACCTACCTCTAAATGCTTCAGAGTTCTACTAAGTCAGCCACAATGTAGTATTAATCTTGACTAATTAGAGCGCCTCAATTCACCATCCTCAAATGAGTTTACAGCTCATCCTTTATATATTTGTTACCTCTATGAAATCTAAACTATACACCGAGTATGTGTGTTAGAAACGTACCTGGAAGGAAAGTCTGTCCTTGGTGGGACTGAGCCTCATGTCCTCCATGGGGGTGCTGGTGATCATTACCTCAGTCATATCGCAGACGGACACAAACACTGAACTGTtgaaaaagaaagataaaatGACTTTAACCTTTTATGGAGGACCAGAAGAGTCTTCCAATCAAAATGGGATTGGACATCAGATGCGGTCAATAGCAGACTCCAATGAGTTAATATGTATGCAGtagtatatatattgttttctaAATGATAATACTGTGGCCAAGatgaacaaaaaatgtcatgtgaaCCTGTGGACACAAAGtcttgggtcttttttttttaaactaaaaatagtCGCTAGTCTGAAAAAATGTCAAGGTCCTGCAACATCACAGTGAATCTTTGCACTGCATAAGCCACACTGTTGTTGCACTGCACCACAGTCATTGTGAATGCACTAGGAGGGATGTGACAAAGTGGGGGCTGTAGTATGAATATGGAAGGAGCTCGATGCACTCTTGTACCATCCAACCCAAGCGTACCGACTAGCACGAGGTTGACtgcaagttcttttttttctttttttctttttctttattttgtttgattATAACGATTGGCAGCGGTACTAGCCACATGCAGTCTCGGGACTGGATGCTCAGCAGCCTTCTCACGCCGGCTATTTAAAGTATGTGCTTGACGGCAACCACgagcttggattttttttttcttccgctgGCTGgctgtacagaaaaaaaaactaacaagatGCTCAACATGAGCTGCCTGAAAGGAGATTTGGCCTGACCCACTTTAAATCTCAGACGTGTTTGAGTATAGACGTGAGGTTTGTGATTAACACATGGTTTACTGATAAGTACCATTATGTAAATGGAAGTTACGCTTAATCAATTCACCACAATCTAATACCATTGAAGGAAATGTTCTTACTACTTTTATTAGGACAACTTTGAACTGCCACAGTAATCTTTCATGATAAGGCCTATACATTTTAGATGCATCCTTCACTCTTGACTATTAGCTACAGGCACCCATCTCTTAATGAGTCATTTACATAAAGATGTTAGAGAGAAATATTTGAGCCAAAATATCTTCATGAAGCAAATAATCATGTAGAAAGACATAGCAGAGTCCACAAAATACTATGGGCTTATAGTgcgaaaaatacagtacattttacGACAAGCctaacactaaaaaaatgtattacatcATGAAACATATCCCCCAAAGGAAGGTGACGCACAGGTCTGGCTTTTGTCAAAACACTCGGAATGGATCTTCCACTTTATCAAAATGTCAAGGGAACCACTGCAAATTTAGGTAcaaataattcacttttttaaCGCTTTTATACACGATCTTAaacttgatttttaaagaaacataaaatacatttagaaaagTACACAACAGTCATCTTTGTGCATGTGCAGTTACATCGGAAACTACACCTCTACACCTCTAAGACCtgataaaaaaagtttaaaaaatcgTTGTATTGTGGACACATCCACGAGACAGTGTTTGACCCATTCAACCACTTGTATGAGAGACCATGTGACTTAGCTTGAGCTGGCCTGCAATAATAACTGATGACATCTCTACGACTTCTGGCCCTTTACCCATGAGCCAATAGGGACCAAAATATCACAAACCACTGTGGCTCACAATGACATTTCATGCTTAATTCCACTGCACAGCAGAAAGTGCATCGAGGCAATATCTGATAAAACAATCCTTTCATTGCCACCAAAATGAATAGCTCATTGCTTGCCATTGACCAGgctcaaatcaattttctaaAGGAGGGATGGCAGTGATCATTTGTATTATTGAAACATTGGCATTCTCACAGTTTAAATGCCAAACCATGTGCGAAtggattaaagtaaaaagtatgtttttaatcattaagatAGTatcttttgtaatatttttttaaaaccttttttctcttgagttttaaaaaatatatttaagaaaatacctaaatggataaaaacaaaagattaCAGTGAGACCTAATTCAAAAACAGGGGTTTCTTTGGCTCAAACTTTCTCCCCGGACAATATATTGCATTatcaacaaagaaaaatatttgtgttgGGACCCCAGAGCATTCATCTGAAATACTAAATGATAATGACATACAATATCAGCACTCCAAGTAGCATTGGGACACGAGGACATGCACGTTTAAGCTCCAAATTATCTATTTCCAGTTCAAGAGGCCACTCAAATGAGCCCCTCAGTGGAGCTTGGTTAATCACATGACATGAGTCATTAGGTGGCAGCTGAttgaacccaaaaaatgaaaaccaagtgaattaggaaaaaaaaaagtctaaagttACTAAAAAGTAGAGGAACGTGCAAGTAAGCAGACCTGTGTCAAAGCagtcaaattcaaagcatcaccaTATTTGGTAGATTGGGCACTAGACCTCAAACCCTCTCagttcaaaaggattggactCCCTGAAAGTTATATTTACAGTAAATAGAAAAATCCTTTAAAGttatcaaaaaaaatccttttcagtTCACTGACCTCAT is a window of Stigmatopora nigra isolate UIUO_SnigA chromosome 13, RoL_Snig_1.1, whole genome shotgun sequence DNA encoding:
- the lbh gene encoding protein LBH; translated protein: MTEVMITSTPMEDMRLSPTKDRLSFQIFPDPSDFERCCKLKDRLPSIVVEPTDGEVESGELRWPPEEFLVRNDDHDDDEPNHNGVQNGQAIVNSQC